In Passer domesticus isolate bPasDom1 chromosome 7, bPasDom1.hap1, whole genome shotgun sequence, one genomic interval encodes:
- the TYW3 gene encoding tRNA wybutosine-synthesizing protein 3 homolog isoform X2, whose translation MNTPPPPGPAPSTAPRPGRAPEALLAVRPRPLESLPCRPAVPPWLWSLDTDGTGIQKKNCTWLLVTHDPCVKSDLMTALKKATGDVVFKFEPFVLHVLCRELQDAQLLVKPCQVQCGIVLLHSCCKNKSIGSWHSVAIDSGFRNSGITVGRGGKITMAVRSTHCLEVPLSHKGRLMVSEEYIEFLVHVANQKMEENIRRIDRFHKGLELALEAAAPPDTLFPKGPEKSHSVYVHRRKRQTAQEQADPSRELEPQDDTESSLGLFAEIMM comes from the exons ATGAACACTCCCCCGCCACCAGGCCCCGCCCCTTCCACCGCCCCGCGGCCAGGCCGTGCCCCGGAAGCGCTCCTTGCGGTCAGGCCCCGCCCCTTGGAGTCGCTCCCGTGTCGCCCGGCCGTGCCGCCGTGGCTGTGGAGCCTG GACACAGACGGCACGGGTATCCAGAAGAAGAACTGCACGTGGCTCCTGGTAACACATGACCCATGTGTCAAAAGCGATCTG ATGACAGCACTCAAGAAAGCCACTGGTGATGTTGTGTTCAAGTTTGAACCATTTGTTCTTCACGTGCTGTGTCGGGAGCTGCAGGATGCACAGCTGCTGGTAAAGCCATGTCAAGTACAATGTGGCATTGTTCTGTTACATTCTTgctgcaaaaataaaagtattggCTCCTGG cattcGGTGGCTATTGACTCTGGATTCAGGAACTCTGGTATTACAGTTGGCAGAGGAGGAAAAATTACAATG gctgtgcggAGCACTCACTGCTTAGAAGTTCCATTGAGCCACAAAGGGAGATTGATGGTCTCTGAAGAATATATTGAATTTCTGGTACATGTAGCCAATCAGAAAATGGAAGAGAACATAAGGAGGATTGACAG ATTCCACAAAGGCTTGGAGCTGGCTCTGGAAGCTGCTGCCCCTCCAGACACCTTGTTTCCCAAGGGGCCAGAGAAGAGCCACTCTGTGTATGTgcacagaagaaaaagacagactgctcaggaacaggctgatcccagcagagagctggagcCCCAGGATGATACTGAAAGCAGCCTTGGCCTGTTTGCTGAAATCATGATGTAG
- the TYW3 gene encoding tRNA wybutosine-synthesizing protein 3 homolog isoform X1, which translates to MAAFARRKAQRLAQPDPSRKRALDARAAELVRLLNARERFCTASSCDGRVTVTDTDGTGIQKKNCTWLLVTHDPCVKSDLMTALKKATGDVVFKFEPFVLHVLCRELQDAQLLVKPCQVQCGIVLLHSCCKNKSIGSWHSVAIDSGFRNSGITVGRGGKITMAVRSTHCLEVPLSHKGRLMVSEEYIEFLVHVANQKMEENIRRIDRFHKGLELALEAAAPPDTLFPKGPEKSHSVYVHRRKRQTAQEQADPSRELEPQDDTESSLGLFAEIMM; encoded by the exons ATGGCGGCGTTCGCGCGGCGCAAGGCGCAGCGGCTCGCGCAGCCCGACCCCAGCCGCAAGCGCGCGCTGGACGCGCGGGCCGCGGAGCTCGTGCGGCTCCTGAACGCGCGCGAGCGCTTCTGCACCGCGAGCTCGTGCGACGGCAGGGTGACCGTGACG GACACAGACGGCACGGGTATCCAGAAGAAGAACTGCACGTGGCTCCTGGTAACACATGACCCATGTGTCAAAAGCGATCTG ATGACAGCACTCAAGAAAGCCACTGGTGATGTTGTGTTCAAGTTTGAACCATTTGTTCTTCACGTGCTGTGTCGGGAGCTGCAGGATGCACAGCTGCTGGTAAAGCCATGTCAAGTACAATGTGGCATTGTTCTGTTACATTCTTgctgcaaaaataaaagtattggCTCCTGG cattcGGTGGCTATTGACTCTGGATTCAGGAACTCTGGTATTACAGTTGGCAGAGGAGGAAAAATTACAATG gctgtgcggAGCACTCACTGCTTAGAAGTTCCATTGAGCCACAAAGGGAGATTGATGGTCTCTGAAGAATATATTGAATTTCTGGTACATGTAGCCAATCAGAAAATGGAAGAGAACATAAGGAGGATTGACAG ATTCCACAAAGGCTTGGAGCTGGCTCTGGAAGCTGCTGCCCCTCCAGACACCTTGTTTCCCAAGGGGCCAGAGAAGAGCCACTCTGTGTATGTgcacagaagaaaaagacagactgctcaggaacaggctgatcccagcagagagctggagcCCCAGGATGATACTGAAAGCAGCCTTGGCCTGTTTGCTGAAATCATGATGTAG
- the TYW3 gene encoding tRNA wybutosine-synthesizing protein 3 homolog isoform X3: MAAFARRKAQRLAQPDPSRKRALDARAAELVRLLNARERFCTASSCDGRVTVTDTDGTGIQKKNCTWLLVTHDPCVKSDLMTALKKATGDVVFKFEPFVLHVLCRELQDAQLLHSVAIDSGFRNSGITVGRGGKITMAVRSTHCLEVPLSHKGRLMVSEEYIEFLVHVANQKMEENIRRIDRFHKGLELALEAAAPPDTLFPKGPEKSHSVYVHRRKRQTAQEQADPSRELEPQDDTESSLGLFAEIMM; encoded by the exons ATGGCGGCGTTCGCGCGGCGCAAGGCGCAGCGGCTCGCGCAGCCCGACCCCAGCCGCAAGCGCGCGCTGGACGCGCGGGCCGCGGAGCTCGTGCGGCTCCTGAACGCGCGCGAGCGCTTCTGCACCGCGAGCTCGTGCGACGGCAGGGTGACCGTGACG GACACAGACGGCACGGGTATCCAGAAGAAGAACTGCACGTGGCTCCTGGTAACACATGACCCATGTGTCAAAAGCGATCTG ATGACAGCACTCAAGAAAGCCACTGGTGATGTTGTGTTCAAGTTTGAACCATTTGTTCTTCACGTGCTGTGTCGGGAGCTGCAGGATGCACAGCTGCTG cattcGGTGGCTATTGACTCTGGATTCAGGAACTCTGGTATTACAGTTGGCAGAGGAGGAAAAATTACAATG gctgtgcggAGCACTCACTGCTTAGAAGTTCCATTGAGCCACAAAGGGAGATTGATGGTCTCTGAAGAATATATTGAATTTCTGGTACATGTAGCCAATCAGAAAATGGAAGAGAACATAAGGAGGATTGACAG ATTCCACAAAGGCTTGGAGCTGGCTCTGGAAGCTGCTGCCCCTCCAGACACCTTGTTTCCCAAGGGGCCAGAGAAGAGCCACTCTGTGTATGTgcacagaagaaaaagacagactgctcaggaacaggctgatcccagcagagagctggagcCCCAGGATGATACTGAAAGCAGCCTTGGCCTGTTTGCTGAAATCATGATGTAG